The following are encoded together in the Brassica napus cultivar Da-Ae chromosome A9, Da-Ae, whole genome shotgun sequence genome:
- the BNAA09G24140D gene encoding uncharacterized protein BNAA09G24140D, whose translation MNSMFSAFDALFVELMGKNLMVSSLNASSTATPKPAVLQTQTQKEENASNKISLVQKTPRFALELDGLHCFETIVRS comes from the coding sequence ATGAACTCGATGTTCAGTGCCTTCGACGCCCTCTTCGTAGAGCTTATGGGAAAGAACCTTATGGTTTCTTCGCTTAACGCTAGCTCCACCGCCACCCCCAAACCTGCCGTACTGCAAACGCAGACGCAGAAGGAGGAAAACGCAAGCAATAAGATAAGTTTGGTGCAGAAGACTCCGAGGTTTGCTCTGGAGCTCGACGGTCTCCACTGCTTCGAGACAATAGTCCGTTCTTGA
- the LOC106367102 gene encoding beta-1,6-galactosyltransferase GALT31A-like, whose amino-acid sequence MGMGRHQKSGVPARWVLVLCISSFLLGVLVINRLLATSETVDSNGRASSDQATSLHPLVDCQNKEGDTLSRVSHTHDVIKTLDKTISSLEVELATARAAARSDGSPAVSKAVADQSKERPRMFFVMGIMTAFSSRKRRDSIRGTWLPKGDELKRLETEKGIIMRFVIGHSSSPGGVLDHTIEAEEEQHKDFFRLNHIEGYHELSSKTQIYFSSAVAKWDADFYIKVDDDVHVNLGMLGSTLARHRSKARVYIGCMKSGPVLAQKGVKYHEPEYWKFGEEGNKYFRHATGQIYAVSKDLATYISVNRQLLHKYANEDVSLGSWFIGLDVEHIDDRSLCCGTPLDCEWKGQAGNPCAASFDWSCSGICKSVDRMLEVHQRCGEGQGAIWHTSF is encoded by the exons atgGGAATGGGGAGGCATCAGAAATCTGGAGTTCCAGCGAGATGGGTTCTTGTTCTCTGCATTTCTAGCTTCCTCCTCGGTGTTCTTGTCATTAACAG GCTTTTGGCTACTTCTGAAACCGTAGATAGCAATGGGAGAGCTTCATCTGATCAAGCTACATCACTTCATCCTCTTGTTGATTGCCAGAACAAG GAAGGAGACACTCTATCTCGAGTTTCCCATACTCATGATGTTATCAA GACACTAGACAAAACAATATCGTCCCTTGAAGTGGAACTAGCTACGGCTCGAGCAGCAGCAAGATCTGATGGATCTCCAGCTGTTTCAAAAGCAGTAGCTGATCAATCAAAGGAACGGCCTCGGATGTTCTTCGTGATGGGAATCATGACTGCTTTCAGTAGCAGAAAACGAAGAGACTCCATAAGAGGAACCTGGCTCCCTAAAG GAGATGAACTGAAAAGATTGGAGACAGAGAAAGGAATCATTATGCGATTTGTCATTGGTCACAG TTCCTCTCCTGGGGGAGTCTTGGACCACACAattgaagcagaagaagaacaacacaAGGACTTCTTTCGCCTG AATCACATAGAAGGTTATCATGAGTTATCATCTAAAACCCAAATATACTTCTCATCGGCTGTTGCAAAATGGGATGCGGACTTCTACATCAAAGTGGATGATGATGTTCACGTTAATCTCG GAATGCTTGGTTCTACATTGGCTCGCCACAGATCAAAAGCGCGAGTGTACATTGGGTGCATGAAGTCTGGACCTGTCCTTGCTCAAAA AGGAGTCAAGTACCATGAGCCGGAATATTGGAAGTTCGGTGAAGAAGGAAACAAGTACTTCAGACATGCCACTGGACAAATCTATGCCGTCTCCAAAGACTTAGCAACCTATATCTCAGTAAACCG GCAACTACTACACAAGTACGCGAATGAAGATGTCTCTTTAGGATCATGGTTCATTGGTCTAGATGTTGAACACATCGATGACAGAAGCCTCTGCTGCGGAACACCCTTAG ATTGTGAGTGGAAGGGTCAAGCAGGAAACCCTTGCGCAGCATCCTTCGACTGGAGCTGCAGTGGAATCTGCAAATCAGTGGATAGAATGCTTGAAGTACACCAACGTTGCGGAGAAGGCCAAGGAGCAATCTGGCACACCAGTTTCTAA
- the LOC106367103 gene encoding uncharacterized protein LOC106367103, protein MNSMFSAFDAMCAEMMGKKVTAASYICNRSEINAASSGGGGQTVASLKKDEKATNLAAAAKQPRFALELDGLQFFETIVRS, encoded by the coding sequence ATGAATTCGATGTTCAGTGCTTTCGACGCCATGTGCGCTGAGATGATGGGCAAGAAAGTCACCGCTGCGTCTTACATCTGCAACCGCTCTGAAATCAACGCCGCTTCTTCCGGCGGCGGCGGTCAAACCGTGGCTTCGCTGAAGAAAGACGAAAAAGCTACAAACTTGGCGGCGGCAGCGAAGCAACCGAGGTTTGCTCTTGAGCTCGACGGGCTTCAATTCTTCGAAACCATTGTTCGTTCTTGA